The following proteins are co-located in the Rippkaea orientalis PCC 8801 genome:
- a CDS encoding type II toxin-antitoxin system death-on-curing family toxin produces MNELYWLDKRDIVAIHNEILAESGGKPGILNEGALDSTLNKPKNLYYYSPKTTLYELAAAYSYGLVKNHCFVDGNKRIALIAAYTFLAINGIELIASETDASAYFWELAASQTPQETEIQKLAKWLQINSQLIN; encoded by the coding sequence ATGAATGAACTTTACTGGCTAGATAAACGCGATATTGTAGCAATTCACAATGAAATTTTAGCAGAATCAGGGGGTAAACCTGGCATTCTCAACGAAGGCGCACTAGACTCAACCCTAAATAAGCCTAAAAATTTATATTATTATAGTCCTAAGACAACCTTATACGAACTTGCGGCAGCTTATAGTTACGGATTAGTAAAAAATCATTGTTTTGTTGATGGAAACAAAAGAATTGCTCTGATTGCTGCTTATACTTTTCTTGCTATCAATGGCATTGAATTAATAGCTTCAGAGACGGATGCGTCCGCTTATTTTTGGGAACTTGCAGCCAGCCAAACCCCCCAAGAAACGGAGATACAAAAACTAGCCAAATGGTTACAAATCAATAGCCAACTCATTAATTAA
- a CDS encoding AbrB/MazE/SpoVT family DNA-binding domain-containing protein, producing MKLNVKKHNNSLSVIIPEEIANNLNIDDGDTLYVTKTPNGYEISVFDPAFAKKMQIARQGIKKYRNALIDLAQ from the coding sequence ATGAAGCTTAACGTCAAAAAACATAACAATTCCCTCAGCGTCATCATTCCCGAAGAGATCGCAAATAACCTAAATATTGATGATGGGGACACCCTTTATGTTACAAAAACCCCCAATGGTTACGAAATTTCTGTCTTTGATCCAGCGTTTGCCAAAAAAATGCAAATCGCCAGACAAGGTATCAAAAAATATCGTAATGCTTTGATTGATTTAGCACAATGA
- a CDS encoding DUF86 domain-containing protein, whose amino-acid sequence MLRDIESLIDIERASARILRFSRDIEQTELVTNDEKLAAILYQITIIGEATKRLSMEFRQQHPEIPWRSLAGMRDIIVHEYDQVDLDIVWDVIKYEIPQLLRQIEPLLMDSNPNESH is encoded by the coding sequence ATGCTAAGAGATATTGAATCCCTGATTGATATTGAACGAGCTTCCGCCCGTATTCTTCGGTTTTCGAGAGATATTGAGCAAACTGAGCTAGTTACCAACGATGAGAAACTAGCAGCTATTCTCTATCAAATTACAATTATTGGAGAAGCTACGAAACGTCTTTCGATGGAATTTCGCCAACAACATCCAGAAATTCCTTGGCGAAGTCTGGCAGGAATGCGCGATATAATTGTCCACGAATACGATCAAGTTGATCTTGATATTGTTTGGGATGTAATTAAGTACGAAATTCCTCAACTGCTAAGACAAATTGAACCCCTACTAATGGACTCAAACCCTAATGAAAGCCATTGA
- a CDS encoding nucleotidyltransferase family protein — translation MKTPTTKIKPSTEQIENFCRRWHITEFALFGSVLRDDFRPDSDIDILVTFDPKFKRGLTETLQMRQELQTLFERKIDLIVKAAIERSENWLRRKNILESAQIIYAKRY, via the coding sequence ATGAAAACACCAACAACAAAAATCAAACCATCAACCGAACAAATTGAGAACTTTTGTCGCCGTTGGCATATTACAGAATTTGCTCTATTTGGTTCAGTATTACGGGATGATTTTCGTCCTGATAGTGATATTGATATATTAGTTACATTTGACCCTAAATTTAAGCGTGGTTTAACTGAAACCTTGCAAATGCGTCAGGAACTGCAAACCCTTTTCGAGCGTAAAATAGACTTAATTGTTAAAGCTGCCATAGAACGCAGTGAAAACTGGTTGCGTCGTAAAAATATCCTAGAATCAGCCCAAATTATTTATGCTAAGAGATATTGA
- a CDS encoding restriction modification system DNA specificity domain-containing protein, with protein sequence MQDLLTKGIDENGNIRSEETHQFKDSVLGRIPVEWEVKLLDKLLIEKRYGISTSLSEDPKGIPVLRMNNLVDGEVDFTDIKYSERNDAKKLTLNKGDVLFNRTNSVDYVGRTAIYRDSNKVVSFASYLVRLVTDNAMLDPEYLNLWLNDKNNQIRVKQLATIGVQQANVNPTNLGRLLLAIPKKITEQKKIVKKISSCTNFLHKTQTNLTKLRSIKIGLMQDLLTGKVRVTELLKEKD encoded by the coding sequence ATGCAGGATTTACTAACAAAAGGTATTGATGAAAATGGTAATATTCGCAGCGAAGAAACCCATCAATTTAAGGATTCAGTTTTAGGTAGGATTCCTGTTGAGTGGGAGGTTAAATTACTTGATAAATTACTCATTGAAAAGCGATATGGTATTTCAACTAGCTTAAGTGAAGATCCCAAAGGAATTCCTGTCTTGCGAATGAATAATTTAGTAGATGGTGAAGTTGATTTTACTGATATTAAATACTCAGAACGTAATGATGCGAAAAAGTTAACATTGAATAAGGGTGATGTTTTGTTTAATCGGACTAACAGCGTTGATTATGTTGGTAGAACAGCTATTTATCGAGATTCTAATAAAGTTGTTTCTTTTGCTTCATATTTAGTACGTCTTGTTACAGATAATGCAATGTTAGATCCTGAGTATTTGAATCTTTGGTTAAATGATAAGAATAATCAAATTCGTGTTAAACAACTAGCGACAATTGGAGTTCAACAGGCAAATGTTAATCCTACAAATTTAGGTAGACTTCTGTTAGCTATTCCTAAAAAAATTACTGAGCAGAAAAAAATAGTTAAAAAGATATCATCTTGTACTAATTTTTTGCATAAAACTCAGACCAATCTAACAAAACTTAGATCCATAAAAATCGGCCTTATGCAAGACCTTTTAACTGGCAAAGTTAGGGTAACAGAATTACTTAAAGAAAAAGATTGA
- a CDS encoding ISL3 family transposase produces the protein MPSNPQLNLMTNLLQLEGVTVINYQIIKEIGIVLSVEKIEPNATCIYCGSKTRKVHQNNELTIRDLPWGEKSVYLKINRRQMRCEHCQKKFTEELSYLPKKRTYTERFRKKIIEEVLNSDIKNVAKRNGVSEQEIETMLKDVGEDLNQEKPRELRRLGIDEIAVIKGQGNYYVVLVDLERGVIVGILEKRIEEEVLKYLEAWGEEVLTKIKEVSIDLWKPYKNIVNKLMPQAEVVADRFHVMKQVNEELDAQRKTLKREAKELKDTNQKEEILSGLNKSKYVLLKNEEDLNEEQKEKLEQVYKTSEVLSKMHQLKEEFRDIFETQSDWVSGLFELANWCQKAYSLYPKSCGTIRRWIGEIIAYFDQGTTQGIVEGINNKLKLIKRRAYGFRNFGNFQLRSFLTWHFTR, from the coding sequence ATGCCATCAAATCCTCAACTAAATTTAATGACTAACCTGTTACAACTAGAAGGAGTGACAGTCATCAATTATCAGATAATAAAAGAGATAGGAATAGTTTTATCTGTAGAGAAAATAGAGCCAAATGCTACCTGTATTTACTGTGGTTCAAAAACGAGGAAAGTTCATCAAAATAACGAATTAACAATTAGGGATTTACCCTGGGGAGAAAAATCGGTTTATTTAAAAATTAATCGTCGGCAAATGAGATGTGAGCATTGTCAAAAGAAATTCACAGAGGAATTGAGTTATTTGCCCAAAAAAAGAACTTATACTGAGAGATTTAGAAAGAAAATAATTGAAGAAGTTTTAAATAGTGACATCAAGAATGTAGCGAAAAGAAATGGAGTTAGTGAACAAGAAATAGAAACGATGCTGAAAGATGTAGGAGAAGACTTAAACCAAGAAAAACCGAGGGAATTAAGGCGATTAGGAATTGATGAAATCGCGGTGATTAAAGGACAAGGAAATTATTATGTTGTCTTAGTTGATTTAGAGAGAGGAGTGATAGTAGGAATTCTAGAAAAACGAATAGAAGAGGAAGTTTTAAAATATCTAGAAGCATGGGGAGAAGAGGTTTTGACGAAGATTAAAGAAGTGAGTATAGATCTTTGGAAACCTTATAAAAATATTGTGAATAAATTAATGCCCCAAGCTGAAGTCGTAGCTGATAGATTTCATGTAATGAAACAAGTTAATGAGGAATTAGATGCTCAAAGAAAAACTCTTAAAAGAGAAGCTAAAGAGCTAAAAGATACTAATCAAAAAGAAGAAATATTGTCAGGATTAAATAAGAGTAAATATGTTTTATTGAAAAATGAAGAAGATTTAAACGAAGAGCAAAAAGAAAAATTAGAGCAAGTCTATAAAACGTCAGAAGTCCTATCAAAAATGCACCAATTGAAGGAGGAATTTAGAGACATTTTTGAAACCCAGTCTGACTGGGTTTCAGGACTATTTGAATTAGCAAATTGGTGTCAAAAGGCTTATTCATTGTACCCGAAAAGTTGTGGAACAATTAGGCGTTGGATTGGAGAAATTATTGCCTATTTTGACCAAGGAACAACTCAAGGAATAGTCGAAGGTATTAACAATAAATTAAAGTTGATTAAAAGGAGAGCTTATGGCTTTAGAAATTTTGGTAATTTTCAACTCAGAAGTTTCTTAACTTGGCATTTTACTCGTTAA
- a CDS encoding restriction endonuclease subunit S gives MSLEGWEIGTLGQLCKIAIGGTPARNNPEYWDIQKETDNLWVSIRDMNQRVINDTAEYISDAGVKNSNAKLQDENTVLLSFKLTIGRVAFAGKKLYTNEAIAALATEQIDPNFLYYGLQQWDLLQDVDQAIKGATLNKVKLNKIEFNYPKDKKEQTQIATILSTIDRAIEQTETLIAKQQRIKTGLMGSTELRM, from the coding sequence ATGAGTTTAGAAGGTTGGGAAATAGGAACACTAGGACAATTATGTAAAATTGCTATTGGTGGTACACCAGCTAGAAATAATCCTGAGTATTGGGATATTCAAAAAGAAACAGATAACTTATGGGTTTCTATTAGGGATATGAACCAACGAGTTATAAATGACACGGCTGAATATATTTCTGATGCAGGAGTGAAAAATTCTAATGCAAAATTACAGGATGAAAATACCGTACTTTTAAGCTTTAAACTTACTATCGGACGAGTCGCTTTTGCAGGGAAAAAATTATACACAAATGAAGCAATTGCAGCCTTAGCAACGGAACAAATTGATCCTAATTTTTTATATTATGGATTACAGCAATGGGATCTACTTCAAGATGTAGATCAGGCTATAAAAGGGGCAACTTTAAACAAAGTTAAACTTAATAAAATTGAGTTTAACTATCCTAAAGATAAAAAAGAACAAACCCAAATAGCCACTATCCTCTCAACAATAGACCGCGCTATTGAACAAACCGAAACTTTAATCGCTAAACAACAGCGTATTAAAACGGGATTAATGGGTTCTACCGAACTTAGAATGTAG